In the genome of Arachis hypogaea cultivar Tifrunner chromosome 9, arahy.Tifrunner.gnm2.J5K5, whole genome shotgun sequence, the window TGGGGGCTATGTTATCTCAAGAGGGGAGACTGATTGTATTTTTAAGTCAAGCCTTGTCACCAAGAGCTCACCCAAAATCTACTTATAAGAGGGAATTAGTGGTGGTTGTGCTTGCTGTCCAGAAATGGCGGTACTACTTGATGGGAAGTCACTTCACTGTGCTTACTGACCAGAGGAGTTTGAAATCCTCACTGATCAGCGGTGATGGAACCGACTCATCTCAAATGGACAACAAAGCTGCTGGACTTGGACTTTGAAATCAAATATCGTCTGGGGATGGAAAATAAGGCTGCAGATGCTCTTTCCCGGCAGATGATGGCCAATGCTGCTTCGGTAATGCACGTGAGTCTATGGAAAAATGTGGATGCTGAGATACAAGGAGATCTAGAGCTGCAAAAAATAACAATGGCTTTGCAGCAGGAATCTGAGGATTTTTCAGGCTATTCCTTAAAGAAGGGGAGGTTGTTCTGCTTCTATCAGGGAAGAGCAATTTTGCCGGCAAATTCTGCTCAAATACCCTCCTTATTGCCCGAGCATCATGACAGTGGGTTGGAAGACATTCTGGATATTTTCGAACTTACAAGAGACTCATTGTGGCTATCTATTGGTAAGGGATGCGGCAACGTGTGAAAGATTATGTTGCAACTTGTTCTACTTGCCAACAAGGCAAGTCACAAGTGTGCCGCTCTTAAGCCGGCAGGGATGCTGCAGCCCTTACTGGTTTCGGAGACGATATGAGAACATGTGATGATGGACTTCGTGGTCTGTTTACCCAAGTCGAAGGGCATAGACACCATTTTTGTGGTGGTCAAACGGCTGAGCAAATATGCTCATTTTATTTCATTATCACACCTTTTCTTGGCGAAGGAAGTGGCTGCGTTTTCATTGAGGAAATGGTGAAGCTTCATGGGTTTCCAAAATTGATTGTTTTGATTGTGAGGGTTTCATGAGCAGATTCTGGTCGGAATTGTTTCATGCCGCAGGCACTAAGCTGAAATACAACACCGCATTTCATCCGCAGACCGACGGTTAGACAGAGGTGGTGAATAGGTGCCTCGAGACTTACTTCCAATGATTTGTGGGTGGTGTCCGAAGAGGTAGTTGAGTGGTTACTATGGGAAGAATATTGGTTTAACACGACCTTTAACGTATCCGCCCAGACTATGCCATTTTAGACCGTGTAGTGTCTCCCCCGATTATATTCCGTGGAAAAACATACCCTTTGCATGTCAAGGATGCGATTTTAGCTGAATTAAAACAGCATTTGGCTCAAGCTTAATTAGAAAGAAGCAAGCAGCGGATAAGAAGTGAAGGGATGCGGAGTTCGAGTTAGGTGATTAGGTCTATCTCAAGCTTCAACCTTACCGAATGTGTTCTTTAGGTCTATCTCAAGCTACAACCTTACCGAATGTGTTCTTTAGCTCGGAGGATGAATGAAAAGCTCAGTCCCTGCTTTTATGGACCCTTTCAAGTAGTGGCGTATAAAAGTTGGCACTCCCAAAAGGGTGCAAGCTCCACCCAGTCTTCCATGTGAGCAAATTAAAGAAGATTGTCCCGAAACCACAGCAACCTTAGGTTTCACCCTTAATGATGGCAGAAGATGGCGAACTAATCATGCAACCCTCGTTTTTTGGCGTCTCGATCGGAAAGGGATAGTTCCTTGGAGTACTTGGTCCGCTGGCAGGGACTTCAGTTGTGCGAATACAACTGGAAAGAGGTTGCCGCACTGCGGTGCTCCTTTCCTGAGTTCCACCTTGAGGACAAGGTGGTTGTCCAAGGGGGAGTAATGATAGAAACAAGTTTTATTTAGTTTACAAGGAGAGGTAAATAGTCTACTTGCTAGTTTTAGTTCCTACTTGCTGTTATTTTGTTTGTTCTATTTGAGCTAAACTAGTAGCCCTGGGGCAGTAGTCTTAATCCTAGCTGCGGCCTATAAATACtaattgattagttagtttttagttttgtgAATTTTCTGTTAGAACTCGAGAGGTTGAACTCCCTCCACAGTTGGTAGTTCCAACCGTGTATTCTAATAAGGGGTTGTGATTTGCAATTCCTAGTTCATCAATAAAACCTACCAATTCTATTAATCTCTAAACCTATCAAGTAGACAGTAGTCTcatgttaattaattaacaattttGATTGCATAGTACATACTACATACAGTGCATAAGATGTTCATAGTGAAGATCACTAatgctctaataataataataataataacaatgactTCAGGCAGTGCAAAATCAGACGACAATTAAGTGagccaggaaatcaaaaagaagaAACCTGAGAAAGATTATGATAGATTTAAAATCTATACATTAGATGAAGAAATCAATTGGAAGTACAAGAAAATTTTGTTGATTCTGCTGCTACAAATGGCAGACTCAAAAAAAGTACAAAATGAACAAAGGAAACAAAATGTGAATTTCAGTGCAGCATCAATGACCAGCAGATTAAAGAAAATCCAGGCATGAGCTGCAATTAACTCAGTAAGTGCTAAAAAATTTCCCAGTAAGAAATTCCCCAAGGGCTGCAGCTAAATTCAGGTTTTAATTAACATTACTCCGAAGCCTTACCAGCTAGCTCCTCATTCTTATTCATGGCCTTCCTTGCTAACTCATAGCCTGCAAAGTTCATGGCACCTAGGGGAGCTATCCAAAAGAATCTTGGCACTGCTCCTTTAAACAACCCCAGGGGGCCCTCATGCCGTAGTATAGAGAAGGCTATTATGGTCATCGACACAGACCGACCCTGCGCAGTCATCATTCTAGTTTTCATGACATCAAATGGCGTCGTGACAACGGCAGCCAACCCCCCGGATAAAGCTCCGACTGCTATTGTTTCCCAGGCCTCTAGTTCCCGCCCCAACAGTTTTTGGACACcctaaaatcaaaatgaaatacCAGCATGACACATTGTCAAAAATATCAATTACCACAAACCATTATATTTATACCATTTCAGTGTGGAAATATATAAGGATACATATAAGGCCAAGTCTTCAAgcatcttttatttttatcttttttaggtTTGCTCTGCCACTTGCCAAGAGGGGACTTCTTAAGTGATTGCATTGATGCAGTTTGTTGCATAGGGAATATATGGAATAACTAAACAATAAGATACTATTTGTTATTGTCATAACTTTTTGTTGTACCAACTTTACATCACTTCAACTACTTCATTTGTAGGACCCTCTAAAGGGGGGACCAATAAGCACCATCCAACATGATTAATGAATAAAATTTATCTTAAACAATTGACAATGACCTCCATATAATGAATACTAATATAGGACCCTCTAAAGGGAAAGACTTGACTTACCTAAAGAAAAGAGGGAACAAAAATGTGTAATAGGCTAATAGCTTAGTTCAGTGAATAACTTGAAAGTGTTTTTTCATGACAGTCAAAATTCTTATACATAATCCAGCTGAAGTTCCTCTTTATTTGGATGAACATGAAGGTTCATTTTAATATACATACAAGAGCttcaaacaattttataattCATAAACCTCTCAAAGTGAATTCCAAAAACAAACGCTAAGATCATGAAGCAAGCTGATGAAGGAAATTAGATACCTTTTTAGACTCTGCATAAAGTCCCATGCCGGCAACATAAAATGGAACCTCACGACAAAGGGTAGCCCCGGTTCCACGAAAGAAACCCCTAAGACCATCCTGCTGCCAAGTCCCAACAAGAGCCTCACCAACATTATCAAAAAGACCAGCTTGCAACCGCTGCTTTAATACTTCACATGGAATCCGCACAGCTGTTCCCAAAAACGTGCTACAAAATGATGCTATAGATTGTACCTACATAAATGATAATGTGCAAAGCTTATAAGTATAATTAGCTGAATGCAAAGGAATGGAGGTCATTTACTTTATGCTCTCTGCATTTCAGACATCATGGAACTAAGAACGTAATGCATAATCAGGAATTGCCGAGTATATAAGTAACAGCAAATAGGATATACAAATTACCTGGAGTTCCGGTAGGTTAGGAGCTACATTTACCAACACCAATTTACTTGCTTCAAATATCCCAGTTCGAAGGCCATGGCTAcagtataaataaataaataaataaaactaacatgagcttgcaaggaaaataacaTCATTATGCGATGATTGATTGAAAGCATTAAAGAAGTTATCTCCTATGTAAAAATACCTTGAAAACTGTCCAAGAATTGCAGGGATTGATCCCCTATATAAACCCCGAACTCCAATCTGTGGCAGCTTGGCAATGATTTCAGGGAAGGACATGGTTGATGCTTGTACTCGAGTCTAGCATGCCAAATAAGACAATGATGAGGTCTCTCAAAGGAAACAACAGATCATACAACTATAAGAGAAATACGGAATCAAGGGTCCATATTGAAACACGATATTCCTAAGAACAAAGGAAGCCATCTAGTTAGAGAATttaccttgattgaatcaacTGGATGCAGTAATGCACAAGAGAGGGCACAAGAAAGGCCACCAGCCAGTGCAGATCTTAAAACACTTCCAGCAGGAATTTCGACAGGTGGTGGGACAGCGACTACAGTTGCAGCTTCAAACCATATACTCCTGAATATATAGCCATAAGCACATAACAATATTTCATGAATCTTAACCAGTGACTGATGGTAGATTGGATAATAAGGAAATTAAAATATGTAATGTTCTTAATGTAATTTCCTTGCATTTTAAGGTAACCACTACTTAATGAAATAATATTAGTCCTGCAACAAAAAAGGGGACACACACTTTGAAAGATCTTTGTGAGCACTAGCAAGAGCCATTTTGTTGGTTCATTGTTGAAAAGATAGGGACGCCCTTCTTAAAGCACTTTCTAAGAGTTATTTTGGAAAGGCACAAGAGAGGGCAAGGATTGAGTTGTCTTCGTGTAACTTCACTTGAAGTCATGACAGCCACGAATGAATTTATTAGATTAGGCTGCCCACATTACATCCTTTGGGTGCTTGCGTTCCCTGGATGCGTTACACCGAGATGCCCTTTTAATAGTTATAATAAAGCTTCCATAAAAGCAAGGATTCCAAATTGCAATATGTAGCTTTAATTCTTTGAATCATTTGGTTGGAAACAGAGGTATACATCTTAAACGAGGATGTCTCTTGGTCATAGGAATTAACAGGCGATTTCTCTGCAGTCTGTTTTGCCCATGTCTGCTTCATGTTCCAAAATGCATTTCAAATTTTCTGATGAaaggattgaaaattatttttctattgttATGTAGTAGAGACGCCATTGTTTAATTTAATAGGAAATTAAATGCAGGCATGAACCAAAGTTGAATAGCTACTTCACAGAAGGATATTAAgaccaacccccccccccccctttttttttctctttcccaAAAAAATAAGAGAGTAATGATGGACTTCGTATCTAATATATGAAAAAGAATAAGAGAGTAATGATGGACTTCGTATCtaatatatgaaaaagcataaatAAAATAACCAGATGACCATATTTATCTTACCTAGGATCCTCTTGAAGACGGTCAGAGGGAAGCAGAAGCATGAAATTACGAAAATGTCCATAAGAAATAGATTCTTCTGTGTCTGCCCTCAGAAATCGCATCATAGCTACTGCATTGTCTTCATTTGCAGGCAGCCCTGCATTCTTTAGTAATTCCAATATTTCACTCTTCTTCAGTGTCCCCGATTTGGTTAGACACAGAGAAGTATATGCACGAAGAATTGTTGGCTCCTTTTGTTCCATAAATGACAAGAACTGCTTCCATCCAAAGGACCGAGAAAACAAATGACTTCTTGTACGGCTCATAAATTCTTTGGCATATCTTCGTGGCAGTTTTCTGTCTCTCATTGCAATTTCTAGATCTTCCAGGGTTACTTGGCCATCACCATCTCTATCCAGCTCCTCAAAGAACCTCCTCCCTGtagaaaataaaagtgaaaactGTGAATTTGTCATTAACAACACAAACAGAACAACATACACAATCAATTAACAGTTAATATTAGCTTAATACTGTAAACAAATACGTCAAACAGAGCAGCTAAAAGATGTCCTACAACTAACAATAACTGCAAATTTGTTCGTGCAGGGATTGGACGTCACAATTGCAAACACTGTTCCGGAAAATGTATGTTGGTTGCTTTTTCTGCATTCTTTAAGGTAAAAGAAGaccaacaaaattatttttgatgtaTTGCTTTATTAACTGATCTTAACCTTCAGAAATGGAACTTTAAATCCTGTCATATCTGTCAATGGTATATGCTCAACTATGAATTCTGTAACTATGAATAAATATGCAGATGCTAGTGTTAAAAAATGTCGCTCTTTGACCATATACAGAGTCTATTGGGAGAAATCAGAAGAGTGAATCCCATCATTCTCTTCTTCCTGCACATTTTCTCTATATATATTCATCATATACAGTCATTCGCCATATACATACGTGACTATATATTACCAACTAACTAATCAGTTACTTCCATGAATATCTAGTCTAACCATCATTACTGACTGAGCTCATCTATCAACAAACTTATAACTTACATTGATGCTTACATACTACGTAAGCCGAGCAAGAGGTCGTACTTGGAATAACTTGAATATTAAACTAGATGTAATTAGTCACTACTGACTAGACAACCAAAATTGATAATACTAATCCATATTTGCCTATATGCATCATTACTGTTGAGTATTAGGAATATaaaagcagcaaacaaaaaaaaatgaaactagTAGCATACAGATTTTTTATTATCAACAACCCTTGCAAGCACAATTATAAACTAGTACCTTCAGCCTCTGTGTACCTAAAGAAATCTTGTACAGAGATCAGTTTCTTCTTATCAGGGTGTTCTTTCGATGCTCTCCTGAGCTGTGGCAACAGCTCAACCAATTCTGTCAATGAAACAGTGGAAAGTGTAGACCTTAGACGCTCCACATTTGTTAGAGGAATACTGAATATGTTAGAGGCAACCTTCTGCGGCGAAATCCCTCCAGCGTCCTCCTTGTTATCATCATTACCACTATTAGCATTATTACCATTATATCCTTCTTCACTTGATAAAGGGCTTTCTTCTCCAGCTACACCCGATGGCACACCACCTACCtttgcaaaattcaaatttccCAAGAAGCTATTCACATCCATTTTGTGCCCTTCCAAGAAGTTTGTGAATGCATTGACATGGCCAATCTGAGGTGGTATAGAAGGTTGTGAAGTTTTCACATTTTCAGGGTCATTTCCATGCAGACCATGATCAAGACTCTGAATGGTTTGATTCAACTGATTAAAGATTAAACCTATAAGACATTCAAGTGAGACATGTTTACCATCCTTCCACTTCACACCTTTTTCCTTAACTGTCCTAATAAACTGGCCCTTGGTCTCATCCTGCGTCACTTCACTCGATGAAACACTTGGCTTCATGCATGAACATACCTTCCCATCTTCATCACCAGCCATTTTCTGAGACCTCTTTCTCCCAGCTTTGAAAGGAGCTGGGAGAGCCTGAAGGAAACCATTAACCAGCAAAGACCAAGTCACTGCAAACTTCAAGCAATTGGTGCAGGAAGAAGACCCATCACCCTTCTTATCCACCTCATCACCATTCACATTCACATTCCCATTACCACTCACTGAGTTTTGTGAGAAAATACCCAAGAAAGCCTTCAAGGGAACCTTCATTgacaaccctttcttcttcctcacATCGCAGATCTGAAATTCACCACCTTGCTTCACCTGGGCAATCAAACAAACACCTTTCGTGCCCTTATTCTTGTGTCCTGACAGGAAGCAGTGCTCAAGATCCTTTGCAGCTTTCCGAATACCCACTTCCAAAGGGGACAGCGATTCCTTCACAACCTGAATGGAATTGAAGAAGGACTCAACTGGGTCGTTCCCAGACACCATTTTTCGATCAACCCTTGAAGAAGTCGCAGCCTTTGAGTGTGTGTGCAGAGAAAACCCAAATCAACACAACTAAACAAAAAATCAGAATTTTATTGAAATGAGGTGAACCAATTAAGCTCAGAAATTAACAAAAAGAAATCATTTTTTACAATACAGAATACATGAAGATTTTATTACATAAAGgtccatgtttttttttttccttttcgggGTTCAGAAGAAGATAGCTTTATTGGTGTTGGAAgcagagtgagagagagaaagagtgtaAGAAGAGAAATTTGCGGGAAGAATGAATTAGGATAAGATTGGGAAGAGATAAGAGAGAATCAAGCGGTGGTTTTGGACAGAGTTTGCGTTGAGACCGATATTGTGGCAGAGGaacaagaaagcaagaaacgAAGAACATCAACTCATTAACACAGGcacattaatattaatatattattgaaGTATTTATTCTGGATAATTATTgaagtatttattttaaatttaatttaaaattttaataattttatttcttgAGTTATCATTTGTGTTGGAACTTACGAAGTTACGAGGGATttgtctattaattattattattattatttctctttttttttggtacattgtctattaatttttttctcgAAAGAAAGCATTAAGCATTTCGCGAAATAATAATGGTTTTTCTGGGGCCTAAATCATTTGTGATAATGTCAAATCTACTCTGGGAAAATACGGGCTATACTCCAAGATTTGGCCCAAAACCAAACTACGGCAAAATAGTTAAGAGGTTGCTtcacttttggcttttttttaaataaaaaacaaatttcatacaaaataacCAACTTGGGTTGATCGAGAGGTCAGCTCACTTGTCATGTAGTAATCTATTGGCCAGCGACAGACTCTTAAATAAAGTTCAGATTTTCATAATTAACAAGAGAATGAGATGAAATTCATTATTTATGCTCCTATTTTATTtcgtttcatgttttaatttaaaatctttgcGGGGATTAGTGCATGGCGAGGGAAGCAAATGCACAGCCACAATTATAGGACACCTGAATCTTTTCAAGATCAAGTATGTGCCTGCTTCCTTTGCTTTTTGACTATTTGCAAAAGCATTTTTTGGCCAGTACTATACTACTAATACTCTCTAACTCCACTGAAATATCATAATCCTTTTTGGGATTCAAGGCTTAAATTCTTTGGTTCGTGGAAATATCTTGTTGCTCTACGTTTGATATTTTTCAGCATATCGCCTCCATTATCTCTTTTTTGGTTGATTATCACCATCATTTTTGGATAATCTAATCTGGTTTTTCCATTAAAATTATGATTACTAGTATCCAACATTTTATTTgacaatttttctcttgaatgGTTTATCTTACGCGCTGGTATTTGTTGCACATGCAGATTGATAGTGTTCATCAAGATGGTCGTGTGGTTTTCAAAGATGGAGACACAGATGGTGCGAAAATCATAGTACATTGCACAGGGTATTTTCAGCATTCTCCATTTAGTTTTATTCAAAACCCTGCAATTGGAGAAGAGAACTAAATAaatgttgatgattgatgaccATTTTTGTTCGTTTAGCAGGTACAAGTATGATTTCCCATTCCTTGAAACAAATGGGGAAGTACGTGTAGATGACAACTGGGTAAGACCATTGTACAAGCATGTTTTTCCACAAGCATTGGCCCCACGGCTTTCATTTGTTGGGTTGCCTTGGAAGGTTGTTCCCTTCCCCATGTTCAAACTGCAGACCAAATGGATAGCAGGAGCTTTGTCAAATCGCCTTGCACTTCCTTCCAAAGAAGAAATGACTCAAGATCCTGAAGCATTCAACTCTTCACTTTGAAGCTTCTGGCACTTCTAAGCGTTACACTGATAATACGGCCAATTACCAAATGGTGTTCCtaaagttaaaacttaaaagcaaTGAATGTTTTTTAGCTTGTCTAAAATCATATACTTCCTTCCCCAATTCATAGTAACAGttgtctttttattttctattgcatTTATAATTCAATGGACTCGTAACCAATTCTAATTTAATGATAATGATTAAATACATCAAAACGAAAATATTGTGAACCGGAAAGAATATATATCAGCAAGACTTATATTGTGTGTTTGGGATTATATATGGTAATGACAGTGGAAATGCTATAACTGGATTGCTAATTAGTGTAGGATTCGTGGTGTTGAAGAATGGAGGATGGAAATGTACAAGTTTGCATCTAAGAACAAGAGGCTGCGACCTGAGTCATACCGTGACGAATGGGATGTCGACGAATTGGTTCTAGAAGCTCAACGAGATTTTTCTAAGTATTTGAACTGATATTGTGACAAGTCAGTTGAGAAGTCTCAAGCTGAGCTATATTGCCATCTGCTCTGATCTCAATGCCAGAGTTATACAATTACAACACAGTTGAGTGAATTAGCACATGAAAGTAATAAGTTAGGCATACACGAAAACAAAAAATAGTTGTTTCATTCACTAATAAAATTGATGATGTTCAGATTACTTGTTTCTATAAATGTTTTCTTTGATGGTAATTCGCTTTGGCAATGCTTCAATCACGACTTGAATTCGGTGAAACATGTGCAGTGTTTTTGTCAACCCTAAATTTAACACTACCAGTTATGTATGGATGTATTAGCTCTAAATAATTTGGTTCTTGCCGTACTTTGGAGCCATACCGGTCCAAAATCAAAACCAATCAACTACAAAAATGCTGGTGTGCTAAGACAACAAATAAGACAATATAAGACtacctttttaattttttctcagATGAGTTCCTCCTAGCTTTCTTAATCGATCCTTCTTCTGTGAAGAGATTGCTATATTTCTCCAGTACCCTCTCTTTCTCTTGATGTAAGCCCAACATCTCGTATGCATTTGCTACTTTCCGAATGATGGTTTTATCTCGAGGTTTACGATCAAAAGCTTCCAATCCCTTGAAAAGCTGTTGATGAAAGAACACAAAATTATAATGCAAATGTCAATGCGTCAATCTAACATAAAATATCAGTGACGGTCCAATGACATTGTAATAGAATATTTGTGCAAATTGTCCATAAGGATCAAATGAGCATCAGTAGAAGACAACGAAATTGTAGTATATGGTTAGTTTAGAAAACATACCCGAACAAGATCATCCAGCATGTTGTTTCGGTAATATACGGATATCATGAGATGACACAACTGCCAGGGAACCGAATGCAAATCAGTGTCGATTTTGGTCTGCCAGAATTTGTGCGCTTCTTCCACTCTATGGTCCATATCTAAAGCTCGTATCAATTGACCATATGTTCCCATTGTGTTCCCCTGCCCCTTGCTCAGCATCCATTTAATCACCTAAAGAAACAGTAATTTATTGAATAAAAGTGAGGTTAGGCTAAATTCCATTTAATCAGCAACAAATCATATCATGTACCTGAACGACCCTATGCCACTGTTGTTGCTTCTCGAGAGCATTCAATATGAGTTTCAAAGAGGCAATAGGGAAGTTCTGCTCCCATGCAACCCACGCATCAAGGGCACCATAAATCGCTTCCTTAGTGTCGTTCAGATCAAGAAGCTGTGTGGCATCGCATTATTTGGTATTTAAAAAAgcaattcaagaaaacagacGAGCTTGACTGGGCATGACTAGATACTTACAGTAGTGAGAAGATACTTGTTTTTATCCTTCCTAGAAACGTTGTGGCCAATATAATGATTTGGTGCATCTGTATGTGTAGGTTTTTGTTGGGGAGGGGGATTAGAAATAGCCTGCGAGAAATGCGTTATTTTGTAGAAGTATTTAAGAGTTAGGGGACAAATA includes:
- the LOC112712569 gene encoding uncharacterized protein, with translation MVSGNDPVESFFNSIQVVKESLSPLEVGIRKAAKDLEHCFLSGHKNKGTKGVCLIAQVKQGGEFQICDVRKKKGLSMKVPLKAFLGIFSQNSVSGNGNVNVNGDEVDKKGDGSSSCTNCLKFAVTWSLLVNGFLQALPAPFKAGRKRSQKMAGDEDGKVCSCMKPSVSSSEVTQDETKGQFIRTVKEKGVKWKDGKHVSLECLIGLIFNQLNQTIQSLDHGLHGNDPENVKTSQPSIPPQIGHVNAFTNFLEGHKMDVNSFLGNLNFAKVGGVPSGVAGEESPLSSEEGYNGNNANSGNDDNKEDAGGISPQKVASNIFSIPLTNVERLRSTLSTVSLTELVELLPQLRRASKEHPDKKKLISVQDFFRYTEAEGRRFFEELDRDGDGQVTLEDLEIAMRDRKLPRRYAKEFMSRTRSHLFSRSFGWKQFLSFMEQKEPTILRAYTSLCLTKSGTLKKSEILELLKNAGLPANEDNAVAMMRFLRADTEESISYGHFRNFMLLLPSDRLQEDPRSIWFEAATVVAVPPPVEIPAGSVLRSALAGGLSCALSCALLHPVDSIKTRVQASTMSFPEIIAKLPQIGVRGLYRGSIPAILGQFSSHGLRTGIFEASKLVLVNVAPNLPELQVQSIASFCSTFLGTAVRIPCEVLKQRLQAGLFDNVGEALVGTWQQDGLRGFFRGTGATLCREVPFYVAGMGLYAESKKGVQKLLGRELEAWETIAVGALSGGLAAVVTTPFDVMKTRMMTAQGRSVSMTIIAFSILRHEGPLGLFKGAVPRFFWIAPLGAMNFAGYELARKAMNKNEELAGKASE
- the LOC112712572 gene encoding pentatricopeptide repeat-containing protein At4g18975, chloroplastic; protein product: MMWRSPRFSHLVARFTQLHPKHASHRYYNLSRFNPSQSQAISNPPPQQKPTHTDAPNHYIGHNVSRKDKNKYLLTTLLDLNDTKEAIYGALDAWVAWEQNFPIASLKLILNALEKQQQWHRVVQVIKWMLSKGQGNTMGTYGQLIRALDMDHRVEEAHKFWQTKIDTDLHSVPWQLCHLMISVYYRNNMLDDLVRLFKGLEAFDRKPRDKTIIRKVANAYEMLGLHQEKERVLEKYSNLFTEEGSIKKARRNSSEKKLKR